A region from the Cryptococcus decagattii chromosome 5, complete sequence genome encodes:
- a CDS encoding threonine synthase, with amino-acid sequence MAQEMRYFSTRGGKETLSFEDAVLTGLAPNGGLYIPTHIPALPKDWKTRWAGLSFPELSHEILSLFVPTSVIPSDDLRSIINTAYSSFRSSATTPIRQTGDKEYVLELWHGPTWAFKDVALQFLGELFRYFLERRNKGKTEDMEELTVVGATSGDTGSAAIYGLRSKPSITIFILYPDGRVSPIQEAQMATVPDANVYCVAVEDSDFDTCQSIVKTLFSDAEFNATHRLGAINSINWARILAQIVYYFSAYFQLPEEARKDGAKLQFVVPTGNFGDILAGWYAKKLGLPMEQLVVATNENDILERFFRTGRYEADESVQQDQTAETAAVNGSSDGQQAVSAVKATHSPAMDILLSSNFERLLYYLALETSGTVGSDEEKRFKAQEKLNGWMSALKKDGKVDLGEDVRQAACKDFWAERVSDGQTLEQIQKYYKREKYGPYVVDPHTAVGLTAQERSAKKASPDTTWVTLSTAHPAKFSGAVELALSASEFPDFDFRRDVLPDELKKLEGLEKRVHRVKGEEGVRALIEKVKSASHEKVDAEEGRGSL; translated from the exons ATGGCCCAGGAAATGAGATACTTCTCCACGCGAGGTGGCAAGGAGACCCTCTCCTTCGAGGAC GCCGTCTTGACCGGTCTCGCTCCGAACGGCGG TCTCTACATCCCCACCCACATCCCTGCCCTTCCCAAAGACTGGAAGACCAGGTGGGCTGGTCTTTCTTTCCCAGAACTCTCCCACGAAatcctctccctttttGTCCCCACCTCTGTCATTCCCTCCGACGACCTTCGGTCCATCATCAACACCGCCTACAGTTCTTTCAGATCCTCCGCCACTACCCCTATCAGGCAGACCGGTGACAAGGAGTATGTCCTTGAGCTCTGGCATGGTCCCACATGGGCTTTCAAGGACGTTGCACTTCAGTTCTTGGGAGAGTTGTTCAGGTACTTTTTGGAAAGGAGGAACAAGGGCAAGACTGAGGATATGGAGGAGTTGACCGTGGTCGGTGCTACTAGTGGTGACACTGGAAG TGCTGCCATCTACGGTCTCCGATCCAAGCCTTCCATCAccattttcatcctctACCCCGACGGCCGAGTGTCCCCTATCCAGGAGGCTCAGATGGCCACCGTGCCCGACGCCAACGTTTACTGCGTCGCCGTTGAGGATTCTGACTTTGACACTTGTCAAAGCATCGTCAAGACCCTCTTCTCCGATGCCGAGTTCAACGCTACTCACCGCCTCGGTGCTATCAACTCTATCAACTGGGCCCGTATCCTCGCTCAGATCGTCTACTACTTCTCCGCTTACTTCCAGCTCCCCGAAGAGGCCAGGAAGGATGGTGCCAAGCTTCAATTCGTGGTACCTACTGGTAACTTTGGTGACATCCTTGCTGGCTGGTACGCGAAGAAGCTCGGTCTCCCCATGGAGCAACTCGTTGTCGCCACCAACGAGAACGACATTCTCGAGCGATTCTTTAGGACCGGAAGGTACGAGGCGGATGAATCTGTGCAACAAGACCAGACTGCCGAGACTGCTGCTGTCAACGGCTCTAGCGACGGACAGCAAGCCGTCAGCGCCGTCAAGGCGACTCACTCTCCCGCTATGgacatcctcctctcttccaacTTTGAGAGGCTGTTGTACTACCTTGCCCTTGAGACCAGTGGCACTGTGGGATccgatgaggagaagaggttcAAGGCGCAGGAAAAGTTGAACGGCTGGATGAGcgctttgaagaaggatggcAAGGTTGACCTCGGAGAGGATGTCAGGCAGGCTGCCTGCAAGGACTTCTGGGCCGAGAGGGTGTCTGACGGCCAA ACCCTCGAACAGATTCAAAAGTACTACAAGCGAGAGAAGTACGGTCCTTATGTGGTTGACCCCCACACCGCCGTTGGTCTTACTGCTCAGGAGCGCTCTGCCAAAAAGGC CTCCCCCGATACCACCTGGGTCACTCTTTCCACTGCGCACCCCGCCAAATTCTCTGGTGCCGTTGAGCTCGCCCTCTCAGCCTCCGAGTTCCCCGACTTTGATTTCCGACGGGATGTACTTCCAGACGAGCTCAAGAAGCTCGAGGGCCTTGAGAAGCGAGTTCACAGGGTCAAGGGTGAGGAAGGTGTGCGTGCGCTGATTGAAAAGGTGAAGAGTGCGAGCCATGAAAAGGTGGACGCCGAAGAGGGACGAGGATCTCTTTGA